In a single window of the Canis lupus dingo isolate Sandy chromosome 18, ASM325472v2, whole genome shotgun sequence genome:
- the LOC112663748 gene encoding interferon-induced transmembrane protein 1-like, which translates to MDQDQYKVPETGAPQSMVPVTTTVINIRSDTVVPDHIVWSLFNTVFMNWCCLGIVAFAYSVKARDRKMVGDLTGAQSFASTARCLNISALVVGIILGIISIVLLRIAFGAAYWALLQVMQERSRYH; encoded by the exons ATGGACCAAGACCAGTACAAGGTTCCTGAAACTGGAGCCCCCCAGAGCATGGTTCCCGTGACGACCACCGTGATCAACATCCGCAGTGACACGGTCGTGCCCGACCACATCGTCTGGTCCCTGTTCAACACTGTCTTCATGAACTGGTGTTGCCTGGGCATCGTGGCCTTCGCCTACTCCgtgaag GCCAGGGACCGGAAGATGGTGGGCGACCTGACCGGGGCGCAGAGCTTCGCCTCCACCGCCAGGTGCCTCAACATCTCGGCCTTGGTCGTGGGCATCATCCTGGGCATCATATCCATTGTCCTTCTGAGAATAGCCTTTGGCGCGGCCTACTGGGCCCTGTTACAGGTCATGCAGGAGAGGAGTCGCTACCACTAG